One part of the Trichomycterus rosablanca isolate fTriRos1 chromosome 25, fTriRos1.hap1, whole genome shotgun sequence genome encodes these proteins:
- the tmem275a gene encoding transmembrane protein 275: MVCSEINSGTSVPKKDPPARRKRKSRPQGLPSPALCCACGLCIMLAGINITLVGAFAFTTLMPSGNPPIIIGPILLLLAFTFFAACCVCSRLPPAHSSRRSKAGSVGFMRRQGAAFEIETSEHTIQDTTAVQLSPTNSPSLSRSSGSDQDANVTADADAGAPGTDYRLFTMESNGPSLPSAAFSTSAGSDDAVKLTLPSHAS, translated from the coding sequence ATGGTGTGTAGCGAAATAAACTCGGGCACCTCCGTGCCCAAAAAGGACCCTCCCGCCCGCCGGAAGCGTAAGTCCCGCCCTCAGGGCCTCCCCTCGCCCGCCCTGTGCTGCGCCTGCGGCCTCTGCATCATGCTGGCGGGCATCAACATCACGCTGGTCGGAGCCTTCGCCTTTACCACGCTGATGCCCTCCGGTAACCCGCCCATCATCATCGGACCCATCCTGCTCCTGCTGGCCTTCACCTTCTTCGCCGCCTGCTGCGTGTGCAGCCGCTTGCCCCCCGCGCACAGCTCGCGGCGCTCCAAGGCGGGCAGCGTGGGCTTCATGAGGCGCCAGGGGGCGGCGTTCGAGATCGAGACCAGCGAGCACACCATCCAGGACACCACCGCCGTGCAGCTCAGTCCCACCAACTCGCCCAGCCTGTCCCGCAGCTCCGGGTCCGATCAGGACGCCAACGTCACCGCCGACGCCGACGCGGGCGCACCGGGGACAGACTATAGACTCTTCACCATGGAGAGTAACGGGCCGAGTCTGCCATCCGCGGCGTTTTCAACCTCCGCAGGAAGCGACGATGCCGTGAAGCTAACGCTACCATCTCACGCCAGCTAG